Proteins from a genomic interval of Antedon mediterranea chromosome 5, ecAntMedi1.1, whole genome shotgun sequence:
- the LOC140049912 gene encoding uncharacterized protein: MPLNNGKLKCLVNWINSIGVGNCIESLQQLNDGIHFIEILKIINGENGASYCDMPTQRFRLINTFLEDHYNVSNLREILKPDRISKGDMLELAKITSLFLSSAVQCSNNEQFVEPITKLDETSQMNLMEIIQHIIGESDDDGSLRHDFADILYKKVSQTKPNTPTVLNGFFGGEPMSCDDNMAMVGGSPTLPMFIPASPFIRRNLEQSPILSPIRKFMSSPQMAQKISIRKLQGRCKKFEFRVGQEIALRQDKEAELREKEALIKSKDLQIRELKLVKTNQRSYRDEADEHKATKLELEKVQREVARLRRKTANSGECKATVAHLEKEVETLMSERNEMNNILKNYDAIRSERDVLKVSLHTEKYSNEELQSEANHLSQKVTILTNSNEEMKKSAELNIQMLQEKIASLEEELADKNSLNRSKGESLGMIAERRLLDLEVEMEKLKSTWIEPGCHAALDKSYKEVCQAKKTFETNYIEAKTELFKALKHVSEIETELELSNQQCSNIANNLKCCQEKFDNLNQQLHLAEEQATTLQTENDSLQKELHKVKIENEGVSADFSRVSGELMVMSKENALQKEALDREREGNKKNVEHLKSHNQVLQGELETVADQSKREVEQIQSDLERIKMNKQSIESSMKDKLHSVQGSLHALQMKSDNQNWAQEAKIKALKEELRSARNKAQEIIEEERERLKKTELELEKVKKQLEEEKNDKAKKMSDGAVEFEKLQTQSENSYTHLLEQIKVISENKEKVAREWQETQAEKQTVIENLNIQVKSLKDELAQQTKQFAEEMEDTQQQSDNIALEHNQMLQDINRQLNAEKENNEYLKSKMSSETEKMQRNLENKNIEIEKLRKELQNLKTSLEEELQQKDRTLQESKEEIANLSEKVNEESVKNVSLLDEITRLSTELESYARNNKELTQKYDDMGSTLQQAANSNILLQEELDHTNAQMNKQDSKFLEMKVLLETEITEERRHTDNLREELNRKTAEMGKKTSEWEEREAELMKEAKEVNILLSGEQRKCQNLKESLEVLQDEGTTAERTKQEREEELTQKNLELKDKLNEVETQYEQNLSAMEFSTKQMRRKWEELRKSAEQRHEKDIEELKERYDREIETMKRGSVVKEDLLRQELEASKLELVQTKKQATREAETLKETKKHLEVTANEKLVVMHKQMENELNSYKKKMEKEAQQYKEKAEKLQKELTKTCVKADAYKNDIEKKANEKLQEMKMEMNQARSDWSEKLFALENENHIIKCKLEKLNKKVLTSGTELTEERLAKDHLAQRVRSLQTQLDYADRQLREKSTTFEHPLGLTKTEPNPLSLDDITDNMLVDSPTNLGDSEANLTADSLDASLNIDDLRGSVASLESNSSNLSTSSRPKSRTTIIINMSKTSTSANTSLNTSSVSTVNKTQTINHHSISNISKLSQASCIGYSRHSLANSSLGPDYPESLSRTLDELSASQSVLQSSIKTESPKSRATTGRFGFFMNDDESQEYDWNRLSELKRRNTLCLPHLQTSYPAETQACQEPISDLKTTKVNDGAAGMPSYQLRQTRKRKSNGLDDLDKSSKLRSTTSQPMLSNEVTKLSERRATSLQTFHNQNTSYLSSMHRMSTRSSSNKEDPSGVTFTIPTTMAPKARKTTSDNNSGINGKPPDGRKPLQKSSKVNEQPEATDPRRESLSFSIGFSPKPQFKRRSTRMSFGKGFLKSKTEKNKQTVEEGKETPKLKKVKTPKKTNKIGSLLKWN, translated from the exons GAGAGCCAATGTCATGTGATGATAATATGGCGATGGTAGGCGGTAGCCCAACATTGCCAATGTTCATACCAGCATCGCCATTTATTCGCCGCAATCTAGAGCAGTCACCCATACTGTCACCAATTCGAAAATTTATGAGTTCGCCTCAAATGGCCCAGAAG ATATCAATCCGTAAACTTCAAGGTCGTTGTAAGAAATTCGAATTTCGAGTTGGTCAAGAAATTGCACTAAGACAAGATAAGGAAGCAGAGCTAAGAGAAAAGGAAGCTCTTATCAAATCCAAAG ATTTGCAGATCCGAGAATTAAAGTTAGTAAAAACTAATCAGCGGTCGTATCGGGATGAAGCAGATGAACATAAAGCAACTAAACTGGAACTAGAAAAAGTGCAGCGTGAAGTGGCAAG acttCGGAGGAAAACAGCAAATAGTGGAGAATGTAAGGCAACGGTTGCACATCTAGAAAAAGAAGTTGAAACATTGATGTCTGAGAGGAATGAGATGAATAACATT TTAAAGAACTATGATGCCATACGTTCAGAACGTGATGTACTGAAGGTGTCCCTCCATACAGAAAAGTACAGCAATGAGGAACTTCAAAGTGAAGCTAATCACTTGAGCCAAAAGGTGACAATTTTAACAAACTCAAACGAAGAGATGAAAAAATCTGCTGAGTTGAATATACAGATGCTGCAAGAGAAGATTGCAAGTCTGGAGGAGGAACTTGCAGACAAGAACTCAT TGAACAGAAGTAAGGGAGAATCACTAGGAATGATTGCTGAGAGACGTTTGTTGGACTTGGAAGTTGAGATGGAGAAACTAAAATCAACATGGATTGAACCAGGTTGTCATGCGGCACTTGACAAAAGTTATAAGGAAGTTTGTCAGGCAAAGAAAACATTTGAG ACAAACTATATTGAAGCAAAAACAGAATTATTTAAGGCTCTGAAACATGTGTCAGAGATTGAGACCGAACTTGAACTAAGTAACCAGCAGTGTTCAAACATCGCCAACAACCTAAAATGTTGCCAAGAGAAGTTTGACAACCTAAATCAGCAGCTCCATTTAGCTGAAGAACAAGCTACTACACTACAGACGGAAAACGACAGTCTACAAAAGGAGCTTCACAAAGTAAAGATTGAGAATGAAGGCGTATCGGCAGATTTTTCCAGAGTCAGCGGAGAGCTTATGGTGATGTCAAAAGAGAATGCATTACAGAAGGAAGCGCTTGATAGAGAAAGGGagggaaataaaaaaaatgtagaacaCTTGAAGTCACATAATCAAGT ATTGCAAGGTGAGCTTGAAACTGTTGCAGACCAGTCAAAAAGAGAGGTTGAACAGATACAGTCTGATCTTGAAAgaatcaaaatgaataaacaaagtaTAGAGTCTTCTATGAAAGATAAATTACATTCTGTTCAGGGCTCCCTTCATGCTCTCCAGATGAAATCCGACAACCAGAATTGGGCACAGGAAGCCAAAATAAAAGCCCTAAAAGAAGAACTTCGTTCAGCGAGAAACAAAGCGCAGGAAATAATTGAAGAAGAAAGAGAAAGACTCAAGAAGACCGAATTAGAATTAGAAAAGGTTAAAAAACAACTTGAAGAAGAGAAGAACGATAAAGCAAAGAAAATGTCTGACGGAGCAGTAGAATTTGAGAAGTTGCAAACACAATCGGAAAATTCTTACACACATTTACTTGAACAGATAAAGGTTATCtcagaaaataaagaaaaggtAGCTAGAGAATGGCAGGAGACACAAGCTGAAAAACAGACTGTTATTGAAAATTTGAATATCCAAGTTAAAAGTCTTAAAGATGAGTTAGCACAGCAGACAAAACAGTTTGCTGAAGAAATGGAAGATACTCAGCAACAGTCTGATAACATAGCACTTGAACATAACCAGATGTTACAAGATATTAATCGCCAACTTAAtgcagaaaaagaaaataatgaatatcTAAAATCTAAAATGAGTTCGGAAACGGAGAAGATGCAAAGaaatttggaaaataaaaatattgagaTAGAGAAACTAAGAAAAGAACTACAGAATTTGAAAACTAGTTTAGAAGAAGAGCTTCAACAAAAAGACCGGACACTTCAGGAATCTAAAGAAGAGATTGCTAATTTGTCAGAAAAGGTTAATGAAGAGAGTGTGAAGAATGTGTCACTTCTGGATGAAATTACAAGACTTTCCACGGAGTTAGAATCTTATGCTAGAAATAACAAAGAATTGACCCAGAAATACGACGATATGGGCAGTACTCTCCAGCAAGCTGCGAATAGCAACATTCTTCTTCAAGAAGAATTAGATCACACTAATGCACAAATGAACAAGCAAGACTCCAAGTTCCTTGAAATGAAAGTCCTTTTGGAAACCGAAATCACCGAAGAAAGACGACACACAGATAATTTACGAGAAGAACTGAACAGGAAGACGGCCGAGATGGGTAAGAAAACTAGTGAATGGGAAGAGAGAGAAGCAGAGTTGATGAAGGAAGCGAAAGAAGTAAACATTTTATTGTCGGGAGAGCAACGCAAATGCCAGAATTTGAAAGAAAGTCTTGAGGTTCTCCAAGATGAAGGAACTACAGCGGAAAGGACCAAGCAAGAGAGAGAAGAAGAACTAACTCAAAAAAATTTAGAGTTGAAAGACAAGTTAAACGAAGTAGAAACACAGTACGAACAAAACCTGAGCGCTATGGAGTTTTCAACTAAACAAATGAGAAGGAAGTGGGAAGAACTGAGAAAGAGTGCAGAACAACGACATGAAAAAGATATTGAGGAACTGAAAGAGAG GTATGATCGTGAAATTGAGACAATGAAAAGAGGTTCTGTTGTCAAGGAAGACCTTCTTAGACAAGAGTTAGAAGCTTCCAAGTTGGAACTTGTCCAGACCAAGAAACAAGCCACTAGAGAAGCTGaaactttaaaagaaacaaagaagCATCTGGAGGTTACTGCCAATGAAAAACTTGTTGTAATGCACAAACAAATGGAGAATGAACTTAACAGTTACA agaaaaaaatggaaaaggAAGCTCAGCAGTACAAAGAAAAGGCGGAAAAACTACAGAAAGAGTTGACAAAGACATGCGTAAAGGCTGATGCATACAAGAACGATATAGAGAAGAAAGCAAATGAAAAACTACAAGAAATGAAGATGGAGATGAATCAAGCAAGGTCCGATTGGTCTGAAAAG CTGTTTGCATTGGAGAAtgaaaatcacattataaagtGCAAACTGGAGAAGCTTAACAAGAAAGTGCTTACTAGCGGTACTGAACTGACGGAAGAACGGTTAGCTAAAGATCATCTTGCTCAACGCGTACGCTCACTCCAAACTCAG CTGGACTATGCAGATCGCCAACTTCGCGAAAAGTCAACAACGTTTGAACATCCACTAGGTCTTACTAAAACTGAACCAAATCCACTTTCATTGGACGACATAACAGACAACATGTTAGTGGACAGCCCAACAAATTTAGGTGACAGTGAAGCTAATCTTACAGCAGACAGTCTGGACGCAAGCCTAAATATTGACGATCTTAGAGGGAGTGTTGCATCACTCGAAtcaaattcttcaaatttaagCACAAGCTCCAGACCTAAAA GCCGAACAACCATCATTATCAACATGTCTAAAACATCCACGAGTGCTAACACGAGTCTTAACACATCATCCGTTTCCACCGTTAACAAAACCCAAACAATTAACCATCACAGCATAAGCAACATAAGCAAACTAAGCCAGGCCAGCTGCATCGGATATAGCAGACATAGTCTAGCTAACAGTAGCCTAGGCCCAGACTATCCAGAGAGCTTAAGCAGGACTCTAGATGAACTAAGTGCTAGTCAGTCTGTCTTACAATCCAGTATTAAAACTGAGTCACCAAAGAGCAGGGCTACGACAG gtcgTTTTGGATTTTTTATGAATGACGACGAAAGTCAGGAATATGATTGGAATCGACTGTCGGAATTAAAACGCAGGAACACGCTTTGCCTGCCACATCTACAGACGTCGTACCCTGCAGAGACGCAAGCCTGTCAGGAACCAATTAGTGACCTGAAGACAACGAAGGTCAATGATGGAGCTGCAGGAATGCCTAGCTATCAGTTAAGACAAACCAGGAAAAGAAAGAGTAATGGACTTGATGATCTTGACAAGTCCTCTAAG CTTCGATCTACTACATCCCAACCAATGCTATCAAACGAGGTGACAAAATTAAGTGAGAGACGAGCAACCTCTCTGCAGACATTCCACAACCAGAACACATCGTACTTATCGTCCATGCACAGAATGTCCACAAGGTCATCATCAAACAAAGAAGATCCAAGTGGTGTCACTTTCACCATTCCAACAACCATGGCCCCCAAAGCAAGAAAAACGACGTCTGATAACAACTCTGGTATTAATGGAAAACCACCAGATGGTCGCAAACCTCTCCAGAAGAGTTCAAAGGTTAATGAACAACCAGAG GCAACAGATCCACGAAGAGAAAGTTTGTCTTTTAGCATTGGTTTCTCACCAAAGCCTCAATTCAAAAGACGCTCAACGCGGATGTCTTTTGGTAAAGGATTTTTAAAGTCAAAAACAGAGAAGAACAAACAAACTGTAGAGGAAGGTAAAGAAACACCAAAATTAAAGAAAGTTAAAACACCCAAGAAAACTAAT aAAATTGGCAGCCTATTGAAATGGAATTAA